A single genomic interval of Pyrus communis chromosome 7, drPyrComm1.1, whole genome shotgun sequence harbors:
- the LOC137738946 gene encoding heat shock 70 kDa protein 15-like has product MSVVGFDFGNESGIVAVARQRGIDVVLNDESKRETPALVCFGEKQRFIGTAGAASALMNPKNTISQIKRLIGKQFSDPVLQRDIKSLPFAVSEGPDGYPLIHAHYLGEAKTFTPTQVLGMLFSDLKIIAEKNLNAAVVDCCIGIPVYFTDLQRRAVMDAAKIAGLNPLRLFHETTATALAYGIYKTDLPENDQLNVAFVDIGHASMQVCIAGFKKGQLKILAHSFDQSLGGRDFDEVLFHHFAAKFKEEYKIDVLQNARACLRLRTACEKLKKMLSANPVVPLNIECLMEEKDVRGIIKRDEFEQISIPILERVKGPLEKALLDAQLSIEDIHTVEVVGSGSRVPAIIKILTDFFKKEPRRTMNASECVARGCALQCAILSPTFKVREFQVNESFPFSISLSWKGSGPDAQNGAAENNQNTLVFPKGNPIPSIKALTFYRSGTFSVDVQYADVSDLQAPAKISTYTIGPFQSVKSERAKLKVKARLNLHGIVSVDSATLLEEEEIEVPVTKEQTKEAAKMETDEAPSDAAPPSTKETDVNMQDAKDTADAPGAETGVPESGDKPAQMETDAKADAKKIKVRKTNIPVTELVYGGMPPNELQKAIEKEFEMALQDRVMEETKDKKNAVEAYVYSMRSKLNDKYHEFVTESEREAFIARLQEVEDWLYEDGEDETKGVYIAKLEDLKKQGDPIEERVKEHAERGTVIDQLAYCVNSYREAAASNDAKFEHIDLADKQKVLNECVEAEAWLREKKQQQDLLPKYANPVLLSADVRRKAEAVDRFCRPIMTKPKPAPAKPAAPETPPTPPPQGSEQPQGGDANANPGPTENPADGDNKVPQASTEPMETDKPEAPQSSA; this is encoded by the exons ATGAGCGTGGTGGGATTTGATTTTGGCAATGAGAGCGGCATTGTGGCCGTAGCCAGGCAGAGGGGTATTGACGTTGTGCTCAATGATGAGTCCAAGCGTGAAACTCCGGCCCTTGTTTGTTTTGGTGAGAAGCAGCGGTTCATTGGGACAGCTGGGGCTGCTTCAGCATTGATGAACCCTAAGAACACAATTTCCCAGATTAAGCGCTTGATTGGTAAGCAATTCTCTGATCCTGTGTTGCAGAGGGATATCAAATCATTGCCCTTTGCTGTTTCTGAAGGGCCTGATGGATATCCATTGATTCATGCCCATTATCTGGGAGAAGCAAAGACATTTACACCTACCCAAGTTCTTGGAATGCTGTTTTCCGATCTGAAAATCATAGCCGAGAAGAATCTCAATGCAGCTGTTGTCGATTGCTGTATTGGGATTCCAGTGTATTTCACTGATCTCCAAAGAAGAGCTGTTATGGATGCAGCAAAAATTGCTGGATTGAACCCTCTTCGCTTGTTCCATGAAACTACAGCGACTGCTTTGGCTTACGGTATTTACAAGACGGATTTACCAGAAAATGACCAATTGAATGTTGCCTTTGTTGATATTGGGCATGCTAGCATGCAAGTTTGCATTGCTGGTTTTAAGAAGGGGCAGCTGAAAATATTGGCTCATTCCTTTGACCAGTCTTTGGGAGGTAGGGACTTTGATGAAGTACTGTTCCACCATTTTGCAGCAAAATTCAAGGAAGAGTACAAAATTGATGTTTTACAGAATGCAAGGGCTTGCCTTCGCCTTCGTACCGCTTGTGAGAAGTTGAAGAAGATGCTTAGTGCAAATCCTGTGGTACCTTTGAATATAGAGTGTTTAATGGAAGAGAAGGATGTTAGGGGAATTATTAAGCGGGATGAATTTGAGCAGATTAGTATTCCTATTTTGGAACGTGTGAAGGGACCTTTGGAGAAGGCCCTTCTTGATGCACAGCTTTCAATAGAGGACATTCACACAGTTGAGGTTGTCGGTTCAGGCTCTCGTGTTCCTGCTATAATCAAGATATTGACAGATTTCTTCAAAAAGGAGCCTAGGCGAACTATGAATGCAAGTGAGTGCGTTGCCAGGGGTTGTGCTTTGCAATGTGCAATTCTTAGTCCAACATTCAAAGTTAGAGAGTTTCAG GTTAATGAGAGCTTCCCATTTTCAATTTCCTTGTCCTGGAAAGGTTCTGGTCCAGACGCTCAGAACGGAGCAGCTGAGAACAACCAAAATACCCTTGTTTTCCCCAAGGGAAATCCTATCCCAAGTATCAAGGCCCTTACATTTTACAGATCGGGCACTTTTTCAGTTGATGTGCAGTATGCTGATGTTAGTGATTTGCAGGCACCTGCAAAAATCAGCACATATACG ATTGGTCCTTTCCAGTCCGTTAAAAGTGAGCGGGCAAAACTAAAGGTTAAAGCTCGCCTAAATCTGCATGGGATTGTGTCTGTAGACTCAGCAACT cttttggaagaagaagaaattgaggTTCCTGTCACAAAAGAGCAAACAAAGGAGGCTGCTAAGATGGAGACTGATGAGGCACCCAGTGATGCGGCTCCCCCAAGTACCAAAGAGACtgatgtgaacatgcaagatgCTAAGGACACTGCTGATGCTCCGGGTGCTGAAACCGGTGTTCCCGAGTCAGGGGACAAGCCTGCGCAAATGGAAACTGATGCGAAG GCTGATGCTAAAAAGATAAAGGTAAGGAAAACAAACATTCCTGTGACAGAGTTAGTTTATGGAGGGATGCCACCAAATGAATTGCAGAAGGCAATTGAGAAGGAGTTTGAAATGGCCTTACAAGACCGTGTTATGGAAGAAACAAAAGACAAGAAAAATGCTGTTGAGGCATACGTGTATAGCATGAGAAGCAAG CTCAATGACAAGTATCATGAATTTGTCACTGAATCCGAGAGGGAAGCGTTTATTGCTAGACTTCAGGAGGTGGAGGACTGGCTGTATGAAGATGGTGAAGACGAAACCAAAGGAGTTTACATTGCCAAACTTGAGGATCTGAAGAAG CAAGGTGACCCCATTGAAGAGCGGGTCAAGGAGCATGCGGAGAGGGGAACAGTGATTGATCAACTTGCTTACTGTGTCAATAGTTACAGAGAAGCTGCAGCATCAAATGATGCAAAATTTGAACACATAGATCTGGCTGATAAACAGAAG GTATTGAATGAGTGTGTTGAAGCCGAGGCCTGGTTAAGAGAGAAAAAGCAGCAACAGGATTTGCTTCCCAAATATGCCAACCCAGTACTCTTATCAGCTGATGTGAGACGGAAGGCTGAAGCAGTTGACAG GTTCTGCAGACCGATAATGACGAAACCCAAACCAGCACCAGCCAAGCCAGCTGCTCCTGAAACTCCGCCAACCCCACCTCCTCAGGGAAGTGAGCAACCTCAGGGCGGAGATGCAAATGCCAATCCCGGCCCCACAGAGAATCCTGCTGACGGCGACAATAAGGTGCCACAGGCTTCTACAGAACCAATGGAAACCGACAAGCCAGAAGCTCCCCAAAGTTCTGCGTAG